From a region of the Mytilus galloprovincialis chromosome 3, xbMytGall1.hap1.1, whole genome shotgun sequence genome:
- the LOC143066964 gene encoding uncharacterized protein LOC143066964 isoform X1 gives MTHTVMRIFKGNYNNVAAMKRKIIFEGGVLPDLYSNMADNKDLDKKKCHSDENITSDGASKVIAVELNKRLPKAKENEQDPIPSDGEDGYPELNLDPAVIEQRKKKRIEKNKKENSSTIEKKQETQ, from the exons ATGACGCATACTGTCATGcgcatttttaaaggaaattacAACAATGTTGCG GCAATGAAGAGGAAAATCATATTCGAAGGTGGAGTTTTACCAGATCTATACTCTAATATGGCTGATAACAAGGATCTCGATAAAAAGAAATGTCATTCAGATGAAAATATAACATCCGATGGTGCCTCAAAGGTTATTGCTGTAGAACTCAACAAACGGCTACCGAAAGCAAAAGAAAATGAACAAGATCCTATTCCATCTGATG gtGAAGATGGATACCCTGAGCTAAATCTTGATCCAGCTGTAATAGAACAACGCAAGAAGaaacggattgaaaaaaataaaaaggaaaacagTTCAACTAtcgaaaaaaaacaagaaacacaatAG
- the LOC143066964 gene encoding uncharacterized protein LOC143066964 isoform X2, which yields MKTEVKAMKRKIIFEGGVLPDLYSNMADNKDLDKKKCHSDENITSDGASKVIAVELNKRLPKAKENEQDPIPSDGEDGYPELNLDPAVIEQRKKKRIEKNKKENSSTIEKKQETQ from the exons GCAATGAAGAGGAAAATCATATTCGAAGGTGGAGTTTTACCAGATCTATACTCTAATATGGCTGATAACAAGGATCTCGATAAAAAGAAATGTCATTCAGATGAAAATATAACATCCGATGGTGCCTCAAAGGTTATTGCTGTAGAACTCAACAAACGGCTACCGAAAGCAAAAGAAAATGAACAAGATCCTATTCCATCTGATG gtGAAGATGGATACCCTGAGCTAAATCTTGATCCAGCTGTAATAGAACAACGCAAGAAGaaacggattgaaaaaaataaaaaggaaaacagTTCAACTAtcgaaaaaaaacaagaaacacaatAG